Proteins encoded in a region of the Prunus persica cultivar Lovell chromosome G4, Prunus_persica_NCBIv2, whole genome shotgun sequence genome:
- the LOC18780959 gene encoding probable alpha,alpha-trehalose-phosphate synthase [UDP-forming] 7, which produces MMSKSYTNLLDLASGNFPIMGRERRRLPRVMTVAGVISELDDDQANSVSSDVPSSIMQDRIIIVANQLPVKAKRRPDNKGWSFSWDEDSLLLQLKDGLPEEMEVLYVGSLNVEVDSNEQDDVSQLLLDRFKCVPAFLPHDILSKFYHGFCKQHLWPLFHYMLPFSANHGGRFDRSLWEAYVAANKIFSQRVIEVINPEDDYVWIHDYHLMVLPTFLRRRFNRLRMGFFLHSPFPSSEIYRTLPVREEILKALLNSDLIGFHTFDYARHFLSCCSRMLGLEYQSKRGYIGLDYFGRTVGIKIMPVGIHMGQIESVLRLADKEWRVEELKQQFEGKTVLLGVDDMDIFKGVNLKLLAMEQMLKQHPKWQGRAVLIQIANPARGRGRDLEETQAEIQTSIKRINEKFGEPGYEPIVFIDRPVSLSERVAYYTIAECVVVTAVRDGMNLIPYEYIVCRQGNSVSDSNSEFSGPKKSMLIVSEFIGCSPSLSGAIRVNPWNIESTAEAMNEAISMVEPEKQLRHEKHYRYVSTHDVAYWSRSVFQDMERTCKDHFRRRCWGIGLGFGFRVIALDPNFRKLSIDAIQSAYLRSKRRAILLDYDGTVMPQTSINKSPSQEVISLINTLCGDVKNTVFVVSGRGRDSLSKWFSPCKKLGIAAEHGYFVRWSADKDWEICGQSNDFGWIQIAEPVMKLYTEATDGSSIETKESALVWHHRDADPGFGSSQAKELLDHLESVLANEPVAAKSGQYIVEVKPQGVSKGVVAEKIFTSMHETGKQADFVLCVGDDRSDEDMFEIIGNATTNGVLSSNTCVFACTVGQKPSKAKYYLDDPSDVITMLDALAEASDSPPSSDGEPASP; this is translated from the exons ATGATGTCCAAATCGTATACCAATCTTTTAGATCTAGCTTCTGGAAACTTTCCAATAATGGGTCGGGAAAGAAGGCGACTTCCTCGTGTAATGACCGTTGCCGGAGTTATATCAGAGCTTGATGATGATCAGGCCAATAGCGTGTCTTCGGATGTTCCGTCCTCGATTATGCAGGACCGTATAATTATAGTTGCCAATCAGCTCCCTGTAAAAGCTAAGCGTAGACCTGACAATAAAGGATGGAGTTTTAGTTGGGACGAGGACTCATTGCTATTGCAGTTAAAGGATGGTCTACCTGAAGAGATGGAGGTTTTATATGTAGGTTCTTTGAATGTTGAAGTGGATTCAAATGAGCAAGATGATGTATCACAGCTCCTGTTGGATAGGTTCAAGTGTGTTCCAGCCTTTTTGCCGCATGACATTTTGTCCAAGTTCTATCATGGGTTTTGCAAGCAGCATTTGTGGCCTTTGTTTCATTACATGCTTCCGTTCTCAGCAAATCATGGTGGGCGGTTTGATCGGTCTTTGTGGGAGGCATATGTGGctgcaaataaaattttctcaCAAAGGGTGATCGAGGTAATAAATCCAGAGGACGACTATGTCTGGATTCATGATTACCATTTAATGGTGCTGCCTACCTTCTTGAGGAGGAGGTTCAATAGATTAAGAAtgggtttttttcttcacagCCCATTTCCTTCTTCAGAAATATATAGAACTTTACCAGTCAGGGAAGAGATTCTAAAAGCACTTCTAAATTCGGACCTTATTGGTTTCCACACTTTTGATTATGCTCGACATTTCTTGTCTTGTTGTAGTCGGATGTTGGGTTTGGAGTATCAGTCAAAAAGGGGTTATATTGGGTTGGATTATTTTGGAAGGACAGTTGGGATAAAGATCATGCCTGTTGGGATTCACATGGGGCAGATTGAGTCAGTGTTGAGACTTGCAGATAAGGAGTGGAGGGTAGAAGAGCTTAAACAACAGTTTGAAGGAAAGACTGTGCTGCTTGGTGTTGATGATATGGATATCTTTAAAGGTGTCAACTTGAAGCTCTTGGCAATGGAGCAGATGCTGAAGCAGCACCCAAAGTGGCAGGGAAGAGCAGTTCTGATACAGATAGCAAATCCTGCTAGGGGAAGAGGGAGAGATCTTGAGGAAACACAGGCTGAAATACAGACAAGCATCAAAAgaattaatgaaaaatttgGTGAGCCGGGTTATGAACCTATTGTATTCATTGATAGACCAGTCTCTCTTAGTGAACGAGTTGCATATTACACCATTGCTGAGTGTGTAGTGGTCACGGCTGTGAGAGATGGGATGAATCTTATTCCATATGAGTACATTGTGTGCAGGCAAGGAAATTCTGTATCAGATTCTAATTCAGAATTCAGTGGACCCAAGAAGAGCATGCTCATAGTATCCGAGTTTATTGGATGTTCCCCTTCACTGAGTGGTGCAATTCGGGTTAACCCATGGAATATTGAATCAACGGCTGAGGCTATGAACGAGGCAATTTCAATGGTTGAACCTGAAAAGCAGTTGCGCCATGAAAAGCATTATAGGTATGTTAGTacacatgatgtggcatacTGGTCACGAAGCGTTTTCCAAGATATGGAGAGAACATGCAAAGACCATTTCAGAAGACGTTGCTGGGGTATTGGTTTGGGCTTTGGTTTCAGGGTTATAGCTCTTGATCCTAACTTCAGAAAGCTGTCTATTGATGCCATTCAGTCTGCTTATTTGAGATCTAAACGTAGGGCTATACTGTTAGATTATGATGGTACTGTGATGCCTCAAACATCTATAAATAAGAGCCCAAGCCAAGAGGTCATCTCTCTCATAAATACACTTTGTGGTGATGTTAAAAACACTGTTTTTGTGGTCAGCGGAAGAGGGAGGGATAGTTTAAGCAAGTGGTTTTCTCCTTGCAAGAAACTTGGAATTGCTGCTGAACATGGTTATTTTGTGAG GTGGTCTGCGGACAAGGATTGGGAAATTTGCGGGCAGAGCAATGATTTTGGATGGATACAGATAGCAGAACCAGTTATGAAACTCTACACAGAAGCCACTGATGGTTCTTCCATTGAAACCAAGGAGAGTGCCTTGGTTTGGCACCATCGAGATGCAGATCCTGGTTTTGGATCCAGCCAGGCTAAAGAGTTGTTGGACCATCTAGAAAGTGTGCTAGCAAATGAACCAGTTGCTGCCAAGAGTGGTCAGTATATCGTAGAAGTAAAGCCACAG GGAGTCAGTAAAGGCGTGGTCGCTGAAAAGATCTTCACGTCAATGCACGAGACTGGAAAGCAGGCTGATTTTGTACTGTGCGTTGGTGATGATAGATCCGATGAGGATATGTTTGAGattattggcaatgcaacGACAAATGGTGTCCTCTCCTCTAATACCTGTGTTTTTGCATGCACTGTTGGACAGAAACCCAGTAAAGCAAAGTACTACTTGGATGACCCTAGTGATGTCATAACAATGCTTGACGCTCTTGCAGAAGCTTCAGACTCTCCGCCCTCCTCAGATGGCGAACCAGCTTCCCCGTGA
- the LOC18781348 gene encoding IRK-interacting protein, which produces MDTMRPKSAFNNNHNKQSKLARTFHKVINLRSATSKITSNNGICLLTSQAKVKEDREHFEKHRHLDKKEEEFKARNRAVMEALLAKLFAGITSIKAAYAELQMAQNPYNNEAIQMADQSVVDELKAISELKRSFLKKELDLSPQVTLMLAEIQEQQGLMKTYEITIKKLESEAEHKGTDIYSLQKKLEDCVSFNKSLENKLNSSGSLSLSMFENLRLSVLNPTHFVQFQQHTLRSIRSFVRLMIREMESANWDLDTAIKFIEPDSIFAEQSHSCFAFESFVSKTMLEGFNNPNFGLPSESLPLNNKTQLLFFEKFKKLISVNSKNFLAQNPSSSFCKFTRAKYLQLVHAKMECSLFGNLNQRKLLSTGGVPDSAFFAAFAEMSMRVWLLHCLAFSFGQQVSIFQVKKGSRFSEVYMESVTPNDVDTEPSVSFTVVPGFKIGKTVIQSQVYLSPVTAPAS; this is translated from the coding sequence ATGGATACCATGAGACCCAAATCAGCCTTCAACAACAACCACAACAAGCAGAGCAAATTGGCTAGGACTTTCCACAAGGTCATCAACCTCAGAAGCGCAACCAGCAAAATTACATCCAACAATGGCATTTGCCTTCTCACATCTCAGGCCAAAGTCAAGGAGGACCGTGAACATTTCGAAAAGCATAGGCATTTGgacaagaaggaagaagaattcAAAGCCAGAAACAGAGCAGTCATGGAAGCTCTGCTGGCCAAGCTCTTTGCTGGCATCACTTCCATCAAAGCTGCCTATGCAGAGCTCCAAATGGCCCAAAACCCATACAACAACGAAGCTATTCAGATGGCTGATCAGTCCGTCGTCGACGAGCTCAAAGCCATATCAGAATTGAAACGCAGCTTTTTGAAGAAAGAGCTCGATCTCTCACCCCAGGTCACTCTAATGCTTGCAGAGATTCAAGAGCAGCAGGGGCTAATGAAGACCTATGAGATCACCATCAAGAAATTGGAGTCTGAAGCTGAACACAAGGGCACAGACATTTATTCTCTCCAGAAAAAGCTTGAAGATTGTGTCTCATTCAACAAGTCCTTGGAAAACAAGCTAAACTCAAGtggctctctgtctctgtccaTGTTCGAAAATCTTCGGCTTTCGGTGCTCAACCCAACACATTTTGTTCAGTTTCAGCAACACACTTTAAGATCCATAAGGAGCTTCGTGAGGCTGATGATCCGTGAAATGGAATCTGCAAACTGGGATCTCGACACAGCCATCAAATTCATCGAGCCAGACTCTATTTTCGCAGAACAGAGCCATAGTTGCTTTGCGTTCGAATCATTTGTGAGCAAAACCATGCTTGAAGGCTTCAACAACCCAAACTTTGGGCTACCCAGTGAGTCTTTGCCCCTTAACAACAAAACCCAGCTTCtcttttttgagaaattcaaGAAACTCATATCAGTAAATTCAAAAAACTTTCTTGCCCAGAACCCAAGTTCATCgttttgtaagttcactcgGGCCAAGTACCTTCAACTCGTTCACGCAAAGATGGAGTGTTCTCTTTTTGGGAATTTAAACCAGAGAAAGCTCCTAAGCACCGGTGGGGTTCCAGACTCTGCATTTTTTGCGGCGTTTGCAGAAATGTCGATGCGGGTTTGGCTTTTGCATTGCTTGGCATTCTCATTTGGTCAACAAGTTTCCATCTTTCAGGTCAAGAAAGGCTCCAGATTTTCAGAGGTGTACATGGAGTCTGTGACTCCGAACGATGTCGATACAGAGCCTTCAGTGAGTTTCACAGTTGTGCCAGGGTTCAAGATTGGGAAGACGGTGATACAGAGCCAGGTTTACTTGTCTCCAGTGACTGCTCCGGCGAGCTGA